One Gemmatimonadota bacterium DNA segment encodes these proteins:
- a CDS encoding DUF4835 family protein: MDSMLHRKNRKLAWRPAGLLALFLLAFSPQDACGQQVKAEIMVHLEALPVLHREQMADFALTLADYIEEWDWLEEDLPEPVHVGFEAILAFLGSAVKTQYGSRLTVYSGTDLKYLDRWWLFEYEREDLLQHDDQQFNGLTWLIDYYVHIMIGHELDKYTEFGGDGHFQRANAIALDGRFSREFQRGWDERLDLIDGILADEYKPYRLIRNRYSRGLAAQKENKLVEARTLCRQAVDIMAELHEKNPRDERLKEFLNAHYLQLADVFSSESPTEVPDAASSRDVYDMLMKIDPAHRSTYEKHAERLGG; this comes from the coding sequence GACGCTTGCGGACAGCAGGTGAAAGCCGAGATCATGGTGCACCTGGAAGCCCTGCCCGTCCTGCACCGTGAGCAGATGGCGGACTTCGCCCTGACGCTCGCCGACTACATCGAGGAATGGGACTGGCTCGAGGAAGATCTGCCCGAGCCGGTGCATGTGGGTTTCGAAGCGATACTGGCCTTTCTGGGCAGCGCGGTAAAGACCCAGTACGGCTCGCGCCTGACCGTGTACAGCGGCACGGACCTGAAATACCTGGACCGGTGGTGGTTGTTCGAATACGAGCGGGAGGATCTGCTCCAGCACGACGATCAGCAGTTCAACGGCCTGACGTGGCTGATCGACTACTACGTTCACATCATGATCGGCCACGAATTGGACAAGTATACGGAATTCGGAGGCGACGGCCATTTCCAACGCGCCAACGCCATCGCCCTGGACGGCCGGTTCAGCCGCGAATTCCAGCGGGGATGGGACGAACGGCTGGACCTGATCGACGGTATTCTGGCCGATGAATACAAGCCGTACCGCCTGATCAGGAACAGATACTCCCGGGGGTTGGCGGCACAGAAGGAAAACAAGCTGGTGGAGGCCCGGACGCTTTGCCGCCAGGCCGTCGATATCATGGCGGAACTGCACGAAAAGAACCCGCGGGACGAGCGTCTGAAGGAATTCCTGAACGCCCATTACCTGCAACTGGCGGATGTATTCAGTTCGGAATCACCCACGGAAGTCCCTGATGCGGCATCTTCCAGGGATGTCTACGACATGCTCATGAAGATCGATCCCGCGCACAGGTCGACCTACGAGAAGCATGCGGAGCGTTTGGGCGGATGA